A window of the Xenopus laevis strain J_2021 chromosome 9_10L, Xenopus_laevis_v10.1, whole genome shotgun sequence genome harbors these coding sequences:
- the pmepa1.L gene encoding protein TMEPAI isoform B (isoform B is encoded by transcript variant 2; The RefSeq protein has 2 substitutions compared to this genomic sequence) translates to MEISELEFVQIIIIVVVMMVMVVVITCLLNHYKLSARSFIHRHSQGRRREENLSSEGNLWPSESTVSGNGIIEQHIYTPRPSDRLSVPSFLQRDRFNRFQPTYPYIQNEIDLPPTISLSDGEEPPPYQGPCTLQLRDPEQQMELNRESVRAPPNRTIFDSDLIDSSVYGGPCPPSSNSGVSATSYSSNGRMEGPPPTYNEVIGHYPRSSFYHCQQPNLATPSILESNRLQPGNHGLDSTITRSKDKDKQKGQPF, encoded by the exons CGGAGCTGGAGTTCGTCCAGATAATCATTATCGTGGTGGTGATGATGGTGATGGTTGTGGTTATCACTTGTCTCCTAAACCACTACAAGCTCTCGGCTCGATCCTTCATCAACCGGCACAGCCAGGGGAGACGGCGAGAGGAGAACCTTTCCTCG GAAGGAAATCTTTGGCCGTCAGAAAGCACAGTGTCAGGAAATGGAATCATAGAG CAGCACATTTACACCCCTCGGCCATCGGACAGGCTCAGTGTTCCATCTTTCCTGCAGAGAGATCGTTTCAATCGATTCCAGCCTACGTACCCCTACATTCAGAATGAGATAGACCTTCCACCCACTATCTCCTTATCAGATGGCGAGGAGCCACCACCTTACCAAGGACCTTGTACCCTGCAACTCCGGGACCCTGAACAACAGATGGAACTTAACCGAGAATCTGTTCGGGCCCCGCCAAACAGAACCATTTTTGATAGTGACTTAATAGACAGCTCTGTGTACGGGGGTCCCTGCCCTCCAAGCAGCAACTCTGGTGTCAGTGCCACCTCCTACAGCAGCAACGGGAGAATGGAAGGACCCCCTCCAACCTATAACGAAGTCATAGGTCACTATCCCAGATCTTCATTTTACCATTGCCAGCAGCCGAACCTCGCCACGCCATCCATATTGGAAAGCAACAGACTTCAACCGGGGAATCATGGCCTTGACAGCACAATTACAAGGAGCAAAGATAAAGACAGGCAAAAAGGGCAACCgttttag